The DNA region GCAAGATCATTGTCCATGGAGATAgcgctggaggaggagttgCTGCTGGCGCCGCTCTGTTGGCCAGAGACCGCAAGCTTGAGCCTCCCTTGGCGAAGCAGATTCTGATTTATCCCATGCTGGATGACCGGACCAAGGTCAAAGGTGACGACCCGAGTATCGAGCTCATGGTCTGGAAGCCGGATGCAAATGTTGTCGCCTGGGACGCTTATCTTAGCGAAGCTCGGAAGGATAGCGGCATCTTGCCCTATGCAGTGCCGGCCAGGGCTGCCAGTCTACGGGGCCTACCACCTACTTACATAGAAGTCGGAACTCTAGATCTATTTAGAGATGAAGACATTGAGTATGCCACTCGGTTGGCTAgggaggatgtcgaggttgagtttCACCTTTGGCCTGGTCTACCGCACGGGTTCGACGGCTTCCTGAATCTCAGCTGGTATGAAAGGGCTAAGGAGAGCCGGATCAGCGCCTTGAAGAGGGTTTGAGAGATTACTGTGTTGAAACACGTGTCACGCCTGCTGCACTTTATGCTGTTGCAAGGCCCTAGCCGACAGGCTTTCACTTCCGACATCCTGTTGCTGTGATTGATACTTTTAGATAGCCAGATATTTTTTTATGCCTTTGAGATACATTGAGACTCAGAAAATCATTCGTTAATTTCGTTGACTCCTTGACCTGGAAGGGACACTTAAGATTGAGCCCTTGACCTAGATCGTCTAAGCTAGAACTGTGAGCATGGCAAAGATGCTGTTGTACCAATGCCTGGGAAAGAATACCTTCCGTTTTCCTGCGGTCATCCCGAAGAAGTGAAAGGTGGTCGTTGAGCAGTTGACGAGACTTCTCCATACTAAACCCATCAAGTACAACACCAGAAAGCCAATTGTCTCAGAGGTGGTTGCAATGGGAGATCATCTCGCATGCATAAAAAACACGCTCATGCAGGAACTCTCACCATTACCTCGGAACTTGGCTTCCTGTCATAGGCACAGCTCATTGGGTCGCCATTGAAGGCTTGTCTGCAAGTTTGGTGACTAGCCTGTCTTCCGACCTTCTCAATACGGAACATGGGTTCAAGTGAGGGAGCGGGCCTTGCTAGGTAGCAACCCGATGCTGCCGATCAAGCACGGCCCACTGGGTGGTTGAGTAGCAATTCTTTCTAGTCTGTGGCATCTAGGGCATGTGAAATAAGAAAGATGCAGGTGACTGAGCTCAGATGATGTGTAATTTCCCCATAGCATCACGGCACCATAACAATACTGTCATTTGACTGATGCGCAGCAGATGATGTCTTGACAGGCGGTGATGCAACGTCGATGCGTGATGCATCAAGGCTTGATGCAAATCTGGCAAGAGCAATGACGAATTAGGTTCCTCGGCCCGTGAATAGGTATAATAAAGTTTACAATATGATCGATAGCCGCATCAATAAGAATTcgtgtggtggtggtcgaCAGTTGATCAACACACGCTATATCGCCTGAATAGGATGGTCTGCCCCCCAAAATGCAACCCCATGTCCATCCACGGCTAATTCCCGCACATGGAAAAATTCCTATTGATGCAAATAATATCCGGCAGTTCCAGCATCATCCCATGTACCCCTCAATATCGGTGTGAATTGGCCGAACCCCggccttggctttggggCTTGGCCCATTCGTCCCTAGAGCCCGCCAGTCAAGCGGGCATTGTGTCACGGTGTCacgggagaagaaggaccgAGGTGTAAGGTCAGGTCAGTTGCTATAAGAAGCTGATAtgaagggcgaggaggtgATTCAGCACACCTGAGGCTTGCTCTTTTTGTGGGGGAcatcttcaagatgaagttCCCTTCAATTTCTAGGCTTGGGGCCTTTGGCCTGCTTGCAACCACCCTTGGGGGCCTCGTCGATCTATCAACTTGCCAAAAGACGAGCGATCCAATTCAGGACAATGGGCTCACTGATCTTGTCCAATGGTAGGAAAATGCGATTGCCTGAAGCATGGTCTGAGCTGACTTATTGTTCCTAGGGATACCCACAGCTATTTCATTAACGGAGAAAGACTCTTTATCTTCTCGGGCGAGGTAAGAGCTGATCCAATTGATTTGCTATCCTCATCTGACACGCGAGTAGTTCCATTATTGGCGTCTGCCAGTGTCAGTAGCAAGTACCCAGACAAGCTGTCACCCTACTAACTTCCACCAGCCCCGAGCTATGGAGGGAtctcttggagaagatgaaagCCGCTGGTTTCAACGCCTTTTCCATCTACAACAGTTGGGGCTACCACGAGCCTATTCCCGGTCATCTCGACTTTGAGAGTGGTGCCCACAACTTCACTTCCATCATGACgcttgccaaggagattggccTTTACCTGCTTATCCGTCCTGGACCTTACGTCAATGCCGAAGCAAACGCTGGTGGATTCCCCGTGTGGGTCACTACAGGAGAGTATGGAGGTCTACGCGACGATGATCCCAGGTTCACGGCAGCTTGGAAGGACTACTGGACCGAGATttccaagatcatcaagcctCATCTTATCACAAACGGTGGAAACGTGGCTATGTTCCAGGTACCATATCCTCGAACCTCATGAAAGCCACAAGACTAACGAGACAGATCGAAAATGAATTGGGATGGCAGTGGGACAACCAAGACAAGAGAATCGTCCATAAGCCTGTCGCCAACTATATGCAGCTGCTGCAAGACACCGCCAGAGATGCTGGAATCGACGTGCCATTATTCCACAACGCTCCAAACACTGTAAGTGTCATCATTTGTGGCCTGGGCTGAAAGATTAACCATGTGTAGCGAACATTTGCGTGGTCTAACGACTTTGAGCCCAATGCACTGGGCAACGTCGACGTTGTAGGCGTCGACAGCTatccttcttgttggagcTGCAACTTGAGCGAGTGTACTGGCACCAATGGCCAATACATTCCTTATGTGAGTCTGGCCAGAGTCCTTCATACTTTGGGCAAACACTGATAATATGTAGAAAACTCAAGACTACGTCTCGTACTTCAATGTCCAATCTCCGTAAGTTTCTCCCATATTTGAGCCTTAGCTCTCTCGTTAACAAGTCCAAGATCGCAGCCCAACTTCCTCCCTGAGTTCCAAGGTGGCTCTTACAACCCATGGGGTGGACCTGAAGGAGGCTGTCCCAGTGATATTGGTCCTGACTTTGCCAACCTCTTCTACCGTGATCTTGTGGCTCAACAGGCTACTGCGATCTCTCTTTACATGATGTACGGTGGCACCAACTGGGGTTGGTTCGCTTGTCCTGTGGTTGGTAAGTGTTGGCCATACCTTGAGATGGCCTTCGACTGACTCTATTAGCTTCGAGCTATGACTATTCTTCGCCCATCTCGGAGAACCGCTTCATCTGGGACAAGTTCTACGAGACCAAGCTGCTCACTCTGTTCACCCGAGGTGAGATCTGTTTCTGAGGCACTATTGACATAAGATTTCTGACTCGAGCACAGCCGCGCACGACTTGACCAAGACCGAGCGAGTGGAAAACGTGAGTGAAGTTGTTTCCCAAAATCACTAAGACGCGTACTGACCCAGCCAGAGCACATCAGCTTCTACCAACAAAGAGATTCTCGTCTCTGAGTTGAGAAATGTCGACAATGATGCCGCGTTCTACGTGACCCGACACAGCTACTCTCCATCCGGTACCAAGGAGCAattcaaggtcaaggtcaagacctCTGAGGGAGAATGTGAGCGTTTCATGATTCTTGAAAATGATCGTTCGAATGCTAACGATAACAGTTTTGATTCCTCAGTACGCTGACCAAATCACCATTAACGGCCATCAGTCCAAGATCCTTGTCACCGATTTCAACTTCGGCAACAAGAAACTTCTTTACTCAACTGCCGAGGTTTTGACATACTCAGCATTCGATAAGAAGGAAGTCCTCGTTCTCTGGCTACCCGAGGGCGAGACTGGCGAATTTACTCTGCAGGAGCacaccaaggtcaagtccaCCAGCAAAGCTCTGAAGGATCTCCAGGTCAAGGTGGGCAAGGAAAATGTCACTGTGACATACACTCAAGAGAAGGGACTTTTTACTCTCGGTTTGGAAGATGGGTC from Fusarium keratoplasticum isolate Fu6.1 chromosome 12, whole genome shotgun sequence includes:
- a CDS encoding Abhydrolase-3 domain-containing protein, producing MSGLKFDPEYLKAIGPFISGPQPLQQSNDIYGRRATMNMIMTAANDFAPAPPAVPQTVFIVKGRDEVDIKVTRFATEAASKSETPTPAVVYLHGGGFFCNSVEIFTPRIARYAHDSDLPYFAVSYRLAPEHPAPCAIEDCYAVIKHLSESSQEFNIDPSKIIVHGDSAGGGVAAGAALLARDRKLEPPLAKQILIYPMLDDRTKVKGDDPSIELMVWKPDANVVAWDAYLSEARKDSGILPYAVPARAASLRGLPPTYIEVGTLDLFRDEDIEYATRLAREDVEVEFHLWPGLPHGFDGFLNLSWYERAKESRISALKRV
- a CDS encoding Beta-galactosidase: MKFPSISRLGAFGLLATTLGGLVDLSTCQKTSDPIQDNGLTDLVQWDTHSYFINGERLFIFSGEFHYWRLPVPELWRDLLEKMKAAGFNAFSIYNSWGYHEPIPGHLDFESGAHNFTSIMTLAKEIGLYLLIRPGPYVNAEANAGGFPVWVTTGEYGGLRDDDPRFTAAWKDYWTEISKIIKPHLITNGGNVAMFQIENELGWQWDNQDKRIVHKPVANYMQLLQDTARDAGIDVPLFHNAPNTRTFAWSNDFEPNALGNVDVVGVDSYPSCWSCNLSECTGTNGQYIPYKTQDYVSYFNVQSPSQPNFLPEFQGGSYNPWGGPEGGCPSDIGPDFANLFYRDLVAQQATAISLYMMYGGTNWGWFACPVVASSYDYSSPISENRFIWDKFYETKLLTLFTRAAHDLTKTERVENSTSASTNKEILVSELRNVDNDAAFYVTRHSYSPSGTKEQFKVKVKTSEGEFLIPQYADQITINGHQSKILVTDFNFGNKKLLYSTAEVLTYSAFDKKEVLVLWLPEGETGEFTLQEHTKVKSTSKALKDLQVKVGKENVTVTYTQEKGLFTLGLEDGSTIVLVDRETAYHFWAPALDNHPLVDANNTVLVQGPYLVRSASLDEKKRKLSIYGDLDQETQVTVFAPESLKTIAWNDKRVKITSQKGNLYTIKLDKPSKFKLPSLERWKYADSLPEIKADYKTSSTAWTVANRTNTTNNVVPDLNNPVLYVDEYDIHYGNHIYRATFPTTDSPPTGVYLNLTGGLAFGYSVWLNSDYIGSWLGRSWLGAQGQEFSFKNATLAKKENVLVVLMDNSGHDLREAALAPRGITNATLLGPSKERYEFSEWKIAGTAGSGEPSLDLIRGPLNEGGLYAERVGMHLPGFPDDKWTSYSKKKTLENPSSGVRVYRTTADLDVPKGLDVSISFKLTAPSDSTFSPTKSGYSNQVRALLFVNGYQYGRFNPYIGHQTSFPVPPGVLNYNGENTIAVTVWSQSAQGGEIKVEWELDYVHSSSFDVRFDSEYLRPGWTKDRLEYA